One window from the genome of Gemmatimonadaceae bacterium encodes:
- a CDS encoding class I SAM-dependent rRNA methyltransferase, whose product MSDAAHVSSRAARRWSLGHPWIFRSDVTVRPDRPAGAVVVMDHRGKKIGSALWSPASEIALRMVDSRALEELDPAWWRDRIRTAVRRRGSLDSVTNAYRVVHGEADACPSLVCDRYDRWLVVQLLSAGLEAYRAPIVEALGDALSPAGILARNDVPVRKKEGLASGVELLAGDVPSEIEVNEHGMRYLAAPWSGQKTGAFLDQRENRVMIGERARGHALDCFSYHGSFALHLARRADDVIAVDVSADALTRARENAARNDLANIEFVEADVFDYLRDVERSRERFDTIAVDPPAFAKTRATVPAALRGYKDVNLRALRVLAPGGLLFTASCSFHVGRAEFLEMLRSAAADSGRRVALRAMTGQPQDHPEVMTIPETGYLKGVLLEALD is encoded by the coding sequence ATGAGCGACGCCGCCCACGTTTCGTCCCGCGCCGCGCGCCGTTGGTCACTCGGCCATCCGTGGATTTTCCGGAGCGATGTGACGGTTCGTCCCGACCGGCCGGCGGGGGCCGTCGTCGTCATGGACCATCGTGGCAAGAAGATCGGGAGCGCGCTTTGGAGCCCCGCGTCCGAGATCGCGCTCCGAATGGTCGACTCGCGCGCGCTCGAGGAACTCGACCCTGCGTGGTGGCGCGATCGGATCCGGACCGCCGTGCGCCGCCGCGGGTCGCTCGATTCCGTTACAAACGCGTACCGGGTCGTCCATGGAGAAGCGGACGCCTGCCCGTCACTGGTCTGCGACCGCTATGATCGCTGGCTCGTCGTGCAGCTCTTGAGCGCCGGCCTCGAGGCGTACCGCGCACCGATCGTCGAGGCGCTCGGCGACGCGCTCTCTCCCGCGGGCATCCTCGCGCGCAACGACGTACCCGTGAGAAAGAAAGAAGGCCTCGCGTCGGGTGTCGAGCTGCTCGCGGGCGACGTTCCATCGGAGATCGAAGTGAATGAGCACGGCATGCGGTATCTCGCGGCTCCTTGGAGCGGACAGAAGACGGGGGCCTTTCTCGACCAGCGCGAGAACCGCGTGATGATCGGCGAGCGAGCGCGCGGCCACGCCCTCGACTGCTTCAGCTACCACGGCTCGTTCGCGCTTCACCTCGCCCGCCGCGCCGACGACGTGATCGCCGTCGACGTTTCGGCGGACGCGCTGACCCGCGCGCGGGAGAACGCCGCGCGCAACGATCTGGCAAACATCGAATTCGTCGAAGCCGACGTGTTCGACTACCTCCGCGATGTCGAACGCTCGCGAGAGCGATTCGACACGATCGCCGTGGACCCGCCGGCGTTCGCCAAGACACGCGCCACCGTCCCCGCCGCGCTTCGCGGCTACAAGGACGTGAACCTCCGCGCGCTCCGCGTCCTCGCGCCGGGCGGACTGCTCTTCACGGCGAGCTGCAGCTTTCACGTCGGCCGCGCCGAGTTCCTCGAGATGCTGCGCTCCGCGGCGGCGGACTCCGGACGGCGCGTGGCCTTGCGCGCCATGACGGGGCAGCCGCAGGACCACCCGGAAGTGATGACGATTCCAGAAACAGGATACCTTAAAGGCGTACTGCTGGAGGCGCTGGACTAG